Proteins from one Escherichia coli genomic window:
- the cmoA gene encoding carboxy-S-adenosyl-L-methionine synthase CmoA, protein MSHRDTLFSAPIARLGDWTFDERVAEVFPDMIQRSVPGYSNIISMIGMLAERFVQPGTQVYDLGCSLGAATLSVRRNIHHDNCKIIAIDNSPAMIERCRRHIDAYKAPTPVDVIEGDIRDITIENASMVVLNFTLQFLEPSERQALLDKIYQGLNPGGALVLSEKFSFEDAKVGELLFNMHHDFKRANGYSELEISQKRSMLENVMLTDSVETHKARLHQAGFEHSELWFQCFNFGSLVALKAEDAA, encoded by the coding sequence ATGTCTCACCGCGACACGCTATTTTCTGCCCCTATCGCCAGACTGGGCGACTGGACCTTTGATGAACGGGTAGCCGAAGTCTTCCCGGATATGATCCAGCGTTCCGTTCCCGGCTACTCCAATATTATTTCCATGATTGGTATGTTAGCCGAACGCTTCGTTCAACCTGGTACGCAGGTTTACGATCTGGGTTGTTCTCTGGGCGCGGCGACGCTCTCAGTGCGTCGCAATATTCATCATGATAATTGCAAAATTATCGCCATCGACAACTCTCCGGCAATGATTGAACGCTGCCGTCGTCATATTGACGCTTATAAAGCCCCTACGCCAGTAGACGTTATTGAAGGTGATATTCGCGATATCACCATTGAAAACGCATCGATGGTTGTGCTGAATTTTACCCTGCAATTCCTGGAACCTTCAGAGCGTCAGGCGTTACTGGATAAAATTTATCAAGGGCTGAATCCGGGCGGCGCGCTGGTGCTTTCAGAAAAATTCAGTTTCGAAGATGCCAAAGTTGGTGAACTGCTGTTCAACATGCACCACGACTTTAAACGTGCCAACGGTTACAGCGAACTGGAGATCAGCCAGAAGCGCAGCATGCTGGAAAACGTGATGCTAACCGATTCTGTGGAAACCCATAAAGCTCGCCTGCATCAAGCCGGTTTTGAACATAGCGAGCTGTGGTTCCAGTGCTTTAACTTTGGTTCACTGGTGGCTTTAAAAGCAGAGGACGCTGCATGA
- the yecN gene encoding MAPEG family protein has product MVSALYAVLSALLLMKFSFDVVRLRMQYRVAYGDGGFSELQSAIRIHGNAVEYIPIAIVLMLFMEMNGAETWMVHICGIVLLAGRLMHYYGFHHRLFRWRRSGMSATWCALLLMVLANLWYMPWELVFSLR; this is encoded by the coding sequence ATGGTAAGCGCGCTGTATGCCGTTTTAAGTGCGTTGTTATTAATGAAGTTCTCTTTTGATGTCGTTCGCCTGCGTATGCAGTACCGCGTTGCCTATGGTGACGGCGGTTTTAGCGAACTGCAAAGCGCTATTCGCATTCATGGTAACGCGGTGGAGTATATTCCCATCGCGATTGTGTTGATGCTGTTTATGGAAATGAATGGCGCCGAAACCTGGATGGTGCATATTTGCGGCATCGTTTTGCTTGCTGGTCGTCTGATGCATTATTACGGTTTTCATCACCGTCTGTTCCGCTGGCGACGTTCTGGCATGAGCGCCACCTGGTGTGCGCTGTTGCTGATGGTGCTGGCGAATCTTTGGTATATGCCCTGGGAGTTGGTTTTCTCCCTGCGTTAG
- the yecE gene encoding DUF72 domain-containing protein produces the protein MIYIGLPQWSHPNWVRLGITSLEEYARHFNCVEGNTTLYALPKPEVVLRWREQTTDNFRFCFKFPATISHQAALRHCDDLVTEFLTRLSPLAPRIGQYWLQLPATFGPRDLPALWHFLDSLPGEFNYGVEVRHPQFFAKGEEEQTLNRGLHQRSVNRVILDSRPVHAARPHSEAIRDAQRKKPKVPVHAVLTATNPLIRFIGSDDMTQNRELFQVWLQKLAQWHQTTTPYLFLHTPDIAQAPELVHTLWEDLRKTLPEIGAVPAIPQQSSLF, from the coding sequence ATGATTTACATCGGTCTGCCACAATGGTCGCATCCTAATTGGGTGCGTCTGGGGATAACCAGCCTGGAAGAATATGCCCGCCACTTTAACTGTGTGGAGGGCAACACCACGCTATACGCTCTGCCGAAACCCGAGGTTGTCCTGCGCTGGCGTGAGCAGACCACAGATAATTTTCGCTTCTGTTTTAAGTTTCCGGCGACCATTTCGCATCAGGCAGCATTACGGCATTGCGATGATTTAGTAACTGAATTTTTGACTCGCTTGTCACCGTTAGCGCCGCGCATTGGGCAATACTGGCTGCAACTGCCTGCCACATTTGGCCCACGGGATCTGCCTGCGCTTTGGCATTTTCTCGACTCTCTTCCCGGCGAGTTTAATTATGGTGTGGAAGTCCGCCATCCACAGTTTTTCGCCAAAGGGGAAGAGGAACAAACACTTAATCGCGGTTTACATCAGCGCAGCGTTAATCGGGTGATTTTAGACAGCCGCCCGGTTCATGCAGCACGCCCACACAGTGAAGCTATTCGCGACGCTCAACGGAAAAAACCTAAAGTTCCCGTACATGCTGTGCTGACGGCGACAAATCCGCTGATCCGTTTTATCGGTAGTGATGATATGACGCAAAACCGAGAGTTGTTTCAGGTTTGGTTACAAAAATTAGCGCAGTGGCATCAGACCACTACGCCTTATCTTTTTTTACATACGCCAGATATTGCCCAGGCCCCGGAACTGGTACATACCCTGTGGGAAGACTTACGTAAAACGCTTCCAGAGATCGGAGCAGTTCCGGCTATTCCACAGCAATCTTCTCTTTTCTGA
- the yecD gene encoding hydrolase yields MLELNAKTTALVVIDLQEGILPFAGGPHTADEVVNRAGKLAAKFRASGQPVFLVRVGWSADYAEALKQPVDAPSPAKVLPENWWQHPAALGATDSDIEIIKRQWGAFYGTDLELQLRRRGIDTIVLCGISTNIGVESTARNAWELGFNLVIAEDACSAASAEQHNNSINHIYPRIARVRSVEEILHAL; encoded by the coding sequence ATGCTTGAACTTAATGCTAAAACCACTGCGCTGGTGGTGATTGATTTACAAGAAGGCATCTTACCTTTTGCCGGTGGCCCGCATACTGCCGATGAGGTGGTTAATCGCGCCGGGAAGCTGGCGGCGAAATTTCGCGCGAGCGGTCAGCCCGTGTTTCTGGTGCGCGTTGGCTGGTCTGCCGATTATGCCGAAGCATTAAAACAGCCGGTTGATGCCCCCTCCCCCGCTAAAGTGTTACCCGAAAACTGGTGGCAACATCCTGCTGCATTAGGTGCAACCGACAGCGATATCGAAATCATCAAACGTCAATGGGGTGCGTTTTACGGTACGGATCTGGAGTTGCAATTACGCCGCCGGGGTATCGATACAATAGTGTTATGTGGGATCTCGACCAATATCGGTGTTGAATCCACCGCCCGCAATGCCTGGGAACTCGGTTTTAATCTGGTGATTGCCGAAGACGCCTGTAGCGCCGCCAGTGCGGAACAACACAATAACAGCATCAACCATATCTACCCACGCATCGCCCGTGTGCGCAGCGTGGAAGAGATCCTCCACGCGTTATGA
- the aspS gene encoding aspartate--tRNA ligase: MRTEYCGQLRLSHVGQQVTLCGWVNRRRDLGSLIFIDMRDREGIVQVFFDPDRADALKLASELRNEFCIQVTGTVRARDEKNINRDMATGEIEVLASSLTIINRADVLPLDSNHVNTEEARLKYRYLDLRRPEMAQRLKTRAKITSLVRRFMDDHGFLDIETPMLTKATPEGARDYLVPSRVHKGKFYALPQSPQLFKQLLMMSGFDRYYQIVKCFRDEDLRADRQPEFTQIDVETSFMTAPQVREVMEALVRHLWLEVKGVDLGDFPVMTFAEAERRYGSDKPDLRNPMELTDVADLLKSVEFAVFAGPANDPKGRVAALRVPGGASLTRKQIDEYGNFVKIYGAKGLAYIKVNERAKGLEGINSPVAKFLNAEIIEAILDRTAAQDGDMIFFGADNKKIVADAMGALRLKVGKDLGLTDESKWAPLWVIDFPMFEDDGEGGLTAMHHPFTSPKDMTAAELKAAPENAVANAYDMVINGYEVGGGSVRIHNGDMQQTVFGILGINEEEQREKFGFLLDALKYGTPPHAGLAFGLDRLTMLLTGTDNIRDVIAFPKTTAAACLMTEAPSFANPTALSELSIQVVKKAENN; the protein is encoded by the coding sequence ATGCGTACAGAATATTGTGGACAGCTCCGTTTGTCCCACGTGGGGCAGCAGGTGACTCTGTGTGGTTGGGTCAACCGTCGTCGTGATCTTGGTAGCCTGATCTTCATCGATATGCGCGACCGCGAAGGTATCGTGCAGGTATTTTTCGATCCGGATCGTGCGGACGCGTTAAAGCTGGCCTCTGAACTGCGTAATGAGTTCTGCATTCAGGTCACGGGCACCGTACGTGCGCGTGACGAAAAAAATATCAACCGCGATATGGCGACCGGCGAAATCGAAGTGCTGGCCTCCTCGCTGACCATCATCAACCGCGCAGACGTTCTGCCGCTTGACTCTAACCACGTCAACACCGAAGAAGCGCGTCTGAAATACCGCTACCTCGACCTGCGTCGCCCGGAAATGGCTCAGCGCCTGAAAACCCGCGCTAAAATCACCAGCCTGGTGCGCCGTTTTATGGATGACCACGGCTTCCTCGACATCGAAACTCCGATGCTGACCAAAGCCACGCCGGAAGGCGCGCGTGACTACCTGGTGCCTTCTCGTGTGCACAAAGGGAAATTCTACGCACTGCCGCAGTCTCCGCAGCTGTTCAAACAGCTGCTGATGATGTCTGGTTTTGACCGCTACTATCAGATTGTAAAATGCTTTCGTGACGAAGACCTGCGTGCTGATCGTCAGCCTGAATTCACCCAGATCGATGTGGAAACCTCTTTCATGACCGCGCCGCAAGTGCGTGAAGTGATGGAAGCGCTGGTACGCCATTTGTGGCTGGAAGTGAAGGGCGTGGATCTCGGTGATTTCCCTGTAATGACCTTTGCGGAAGCAGAACGCCGTTATGGTTCTGATAAACCGGATCTGCGTAACCCGATGGAACTGACTGACGTTGCTGATCTGCTGAAATCCGTTGAGTTCGCGGTATTCGCAGGTCCGGCGAACGATCCGAAAGGCCGCGTTGCTGCTCTGCGTGTTCCGGGGGGCGCATCGCTGACCCGTAAGCAGATCGACGAATACGGTAACTTCGTTAAAATCTACGGCGCGAAAGGTCTGGCGTACATCAAAGTTAACGAACGTGCGAAAGGTCTGGAAGGTATCAACAGCCCGGTAGCGAAGTTCCTCAACGCTGAAATCATCGAAGCCATCCTGGATCGTACTGCCGCGCAAGATGGCGATATGATTTTCTTCGGTGCTGATAACAAGAAAATTGTTGCCGACGCGATGGGCGCATTGCGTCTGAAAGTGGGTAAAGACCTTGGTCTGACCGACGAAAGCAAATGGGCACCGCTATGGGTTATCGACTTCCCGATGTTTGAAGACGACGGTGAAGGCGGCCTGACGGCAATGCACCATCCGTTCACCTCACCGAAAGATATGACGGCGGCAGAGTTGAAAGCTGCACCGGAAAATGCGGTGGCGAACGCTTACGATATGGTCATCAATGGTTACGAAGTGGGCGGTGGTTCTGTGCGTATCCATAATGGGGATATGCAGCAGACGGTGTTTGGTATTCTGGGGATCAACGAAGAGGAACAGCGCGAGAAATTCGGCTTCCTGCTAGACGCCCTGAAATACGGTACTCCGCCGCACGCAGGTCTGGCATTCGGTCTTGACCGTCTGACCATGCTGCTGACCGGTACCGACAACATCCGTGACGTTATCGCCTTCCCGAAAACCACGGCGGCAGCGTGTCTGATGACCGAAGCGCCAAGCTTTGCTAACCCGACTGCTCTGTCCGAGCTGAGCATTCAGGTTGTGAAGAAGGCAGAGAATAATTGA
- the nudB gene encoding dihydroneopterin triphosphate diphosphatase translates to MIDMTYKRPVSILVVIYAQDTKRVLMLQRRDDPDFWQSVTGSVEEGETAPQAAMREVKEEVTIDVVAEQLTLIDCQRTVEFEIFSHLRHRYAPGVTRNTESWFCLALPHERQIVFTEHLAYKWLDAHAAAALTKSWSNRQAIEQFVINAA, encoded by the coding sequence ATAATTGATATGACTTATAAGCGTCCCGTTTCTATTCTGGTGGTTATTTATGCGCAAGATACGAAACGGGTGCTGATGTTACAGCGGCGTGATGATCCCGATTTCTGGCAGTCGGTAACCGGCAGTGTGGAAGAGGGTGAAACCGCGCCGCAAGCCGCCATGCGCGAAGTAAAGGAAGAGGTCACCATTGATGTTGTCGCTGAACAACTGACCTTAATTGACTGTCAGCGCACGGTGGAGTTTGAAATTTTTTCACATTTACGTCATCGCTATGCGCCGGGCGTAACGCGTAATACGGAATCCTGGTTCTGTCTTGCACTCCCGCACGAGCGCCAGATCGTTTTCACTGAACATCTGGCCTACAAATGGCTTGATGCGCATGCTGCGGCGGCGCTCACAAAGTCATGGAGCAACCGGCAGGCGATTGAACAGTTTGTAATTAACGCTGCCTGA
- the yebC gene encoding YebC/PmpR family DNA-binding transcriptional regulator — MAGHSKWANTRHRKAAQDAKRGKIFTKIIRELVTAAKLGGGDPDANPRLRAAIDKALSNNMTRDTLNRAIARGVGGDDDANMETIIYEGYGPGGTAIMIECLSDNRNRTVAEVRHAFSKCGGNLGTDGSVAYLFSKKGVISFEKGDEDTIMEAALEAGAEDVVTYDDGAIDVYTAWEEMGKVRDALEAAGLKADSAEVSMIPSTKADMDAETAPKLMRLIDMLEDCDDVQEVYHNGEISDEVAATL; from the coding sequence ATGGCAGGTCATAGTAAATGGGCCAACACCAGACATCGTAAAGCTGCGCAGGATGCTAAGCGCGGTAAAATCTTCACTAAAATCATTCGTGAACTGGTAACCGCGGCGAAGCTGGGCGGTGGAGATCCGGATGCTAACCCGCGTCTGCGAGCAGCCATTGATAAAGCACTGTCTAACAACATGACTCGTGACACCCTGAACCGCGCAATTGCACGTGGTGTGGGCGGTGATGATGATGCAAACATGGAAACCATCATCTACGAAGGTTACGGTCCTGGCGGCACGGCAATCATGATTGAATGTCTGTCTGATAACCGCAACCGTACCGTTGCTGAAGTGCGTCACGCATTCAGCAAATGTGGCGGTAACCTCGGTACTGATGGTTCCGTAGCCTATCTGTTCAGCAAAAAAGGCGTGATCTCCTTCGAGAAAGGCGATGAAGACACCATCATGGAAGCAGCTCTGGAAGCTGGTGCTGAAGATGTTGTGACCTATGATGATGGCGCGATTGACGTCTACACTGCATGGGAGGAAATGGGCAAAGTACGCGACGCTCTGGAAGCGGCAGGTCTGAAAGCAGACAGCGCGGAAGTTTCCATGATCCCGTCCACCAAAGCTGATATGGATGCAGAAACCGCACCGAAACTGATGCGTCTGATCGATATGCTGGAAGATTGCGACGACGTGCAGGAAGTCTACCATAACGGTGAAATCTCTGATGAGGTTGCAGCGACTCTCTGA